Proteins from a single region of Runella sp. SP2:
- the argG gene encoding argininosuccinate synthase: protein MSEKKKVVLAFSGGLDTSFCVKYLSEDKGYEVHSVLVDTGGFSDEELKAIEARAYSLGVKSHATISKTAAYYDECIKYLIFGNILKNNTYPLSVSAERIFQAIAAAEFAKEIGAAAIAHGSTGAGNDQVRFDMAFRIIMPEAEIITPIRDMRLSREAEIEYLKSKGVDQEWHKAAYSINKGLWGTSVGGKETLTSNNYLPESAFPTQVSKTEAERVTLGFEKGELCSLNDEAMSAVEVIQKLTEIAAPFGIGRDIHVGDTIIGIKGRVGFEAAAPLVIIKAHHTLEKHVLSEQQLYWKEQLANWYGSLLHKGQFMEPVMRNIETFLADTQAHVSGLVHVHLAPYRFHVEGIESKYDLMSSVFGSYGEMNNAWTGDDVRGFAKVASNQVMIYQKISELNQ from the coding sequence ATGTCAGAAAAAAAGAAAGTTGTTTTAGCATTTAGTGGAGGTCTTGATACCTCGTTTTGTGTCAAATATTTGTCAGAAGACAAAGGCTACGAAGTTCACTCAGTATTGGTCGATACAGGAGGTTTTTCGGACGAAGAACTGAAAGCTATCGAAGCTCGTGCGTATTCGTTGGGGGTGAAGTCGCACGCGACTATCTCAAAAACAGCGGCTTACTACGACGAGTGTATCAAATACTTGATTTTTGGAAACATTCTGAAAAATAACACGTACCCACTTTCGGTAAGTGCTGAGCGTATTTTTCAGGCGATTGCAGCGGCTGAGTTTGCCAAAGAAATTGGTGCAGCAGCCATTGCCCACGGAAGTACAGGCGCAGGAAATGACCAAGTGCGTTTTGACATGGCGTTCCGTATCATCATGCCCGAAGCCGAAATCATCACGCCGATTCGCGACATGCGCCTTTCACGCGAAGCCGAAATCGAATACTTAAAGTCAAAAGGAGTTGACCAAGAATGGCATAAAGCAGCGTATTCTATCAATAAAGGTTTGTGGGGAACATCGGTAGGTGGAAAAGAAACCTTGACTTCCAACAACTACTTGCCAGAAAGCGCGTTCCCAACGCAAGTAAGTAAAACCGAGGCCGAACGTGTTACGTTGGGCTTTGAAAAAGGAGAACTTTGCTCACTCAATGACGAAGCAATGAGCGCGGTAGAAGTAATTCAAAAATTGACCGAAATTGCCGCACCTTTCGGTATCGGACGCGATATCCACGTGGGTGACACCATCATCGGTATCAAAGGACGCGTTGGCTTTGAAGCCGCCGCACCGTTGGTGATTATCAAAGCGCACCATACCTTGGAAAAACACGTATTGAGCGAGCAACAATTGTACTGGAAAGAACAATTGGCCAACTGGTACGGAAGTCTGTTGCACAAAGGCCAATTTATGGAGCCTGTGATGCGCAACATCGAGACATTCTTGGCCGATACCCAAGCACACGTTTCGGGATTGGTGCACGTTCATTTGGCACCGTACCGTTTCCACGTTGAAGGCATTGAATCAAAATACGATTTGATGTCGTCGGTGTTTGGTAGCTATGGCGAAATGAACAACGCTTGGACAGGCGACGACGTTCGTGGTTTTGCCAAAGTAGCGTCAAACCAAGTGATGATTTATCAGAAAATTAGTGAGTTGAATCAGTAA
- a CDS encoding GNAT family N-acetyltransferase, with amino-acid sequence MSNIEIVSDQYIVETAEEKHFDLAETICKEMEESAKQRGTGIAKRSPVYIREKMAEGKAIIATTLLGEWVGFCYIETWEHGKFVANSGLIVHPDHRKSGIAKAIKRKAFELSRVKYPEAKIIGITTSLAVMKINSDLGYEPVTFSELPADDAFWKGCSSCVNYDVLTRTNRKNCLCTGMMYDPQVTHKSEKRAPWDFLKESKLYERWMRLKQRVLLQREIREAKARHRQQELEVA; translated from the coding sequence ATGTCAAACATCGAAATCGTATCTGACCAATACATTGTAGAAACAGCCGAAGAAAAACATTTTGACCTCGCCGAAACCATCTGCAAAGAGATGGAAGAAAGCGCCAAACAACGCGGAACAGGGATTGCCAAGCGCTCTCCTGTTTACATCCGCGAAAAAATGGCCGAAGGCAAGGCAATCATCGCCACTACGCTTTTGGGCGAGTGGGTTGGTTTTTGCTACATCGAAACCTGGGAACATGGCAAATTTGTGGCTAACTCGGGCCTTATCGTTCACCCTGACCACCGTAAGAGTGGCATTGCAAAGGCCATCAAGCGCAAAGCATTTGAGTTGTCGCGCGTGAAGTATCCTGAAGCAAAAATCATTGGTATCACTACGAGCCTAGCCGTGATGAAAATCAACTCGGATTTGGGCTATGAGCCAGTCACTTTTAGTGAGTTACCTGCGGATGATGCCTTCTGGAAAGGCTGTTCTAGCTGTGTAAACTACGACGTTCTGACGCGTACCAACCGCAAAAACTGTTTGTGTACGGGCATGATGTACGACCCCCAGGTCACGCACAAAAGCGAAAAAAGAGCTCCTTGGGATTTCTTGAAAGAATCGAAATTGTACGAACGTTGGATGCGTCTCAAACAACGCGTGTTGCTACAACGCGAAATCAGAGAGGCAAAAGCACGTCATCGTCAACAAGAATTAGAAGTGGCGTAG
- a CDS encoding PQQ-dependent sugar dehydrogenase has protein sequence MKPFFGSKSSVMLSTCLLVAAMSPSVMGQTSTPPEENRFTKNILLEKLDEPTELVVLEDQRVLFTERKGKVKLFNPKKPNSYKVVANLPVYILQEYGLMGINVDPNFKENKWVYLYYSPVSTEADTSQRLVRMKYDTEKDTLLPSTEQVLLRVPVKRTDCCHTGGSIAWDKQGNLYLSTGDDINPFGNEGYGALDGRPGRANWDGRSTSSNTNDLRGKVLRIKPRPEGGYDIPAGNLFPVGTAKTRPEIYTMGTRNPYRISVDQRTNYLYWGDVGPDAGNDSPTRGSRGYDEVNQARKAGYFGYPLFIGDNRPYNRYDMGTKVSGERFDPLKPINDSPHNTGITELPPAQKAFIFYPYADSPEFGPIVGKGGRNAMAGPVYYYDDYPESDVKFPRHYDGKLFAYEWIRDWIHPVTMTKDGDFVQMEEFMPNTKFSHPIDMQFAVDGSLYVLEYGNTWFAQNDDSRLSRITYNAGNRKPLAVASVQKKAGAAPMKAEFSSKGTVDYDGDALKYEWTFGKGLPKSAVANPTFAYTKPGIYTATLKVTDSKGNTSSSSVEVKVGNEPPKVEVALAGNKSFYWENKPVAYEVKVSDKEDGSLANQKINAEDVTVTVDYLEGFDKTILAQGHQANLGVATGKRLMDLSDCKACHDVVKKSIGPAYRDVAKKYKGQRDIESRLADKIINGGGGVWGEQAMSAHPQIKKEEAKEIVKYIMSLGNEKGPDKKPVKGEYVTAAKQKEGSYIFRASYTDKGNPVVGPQTSTSTVALRPAKLKATWNDEAKDATTVELPTKSEVLAPVKNGSYALYKDVDLTDVSSLSCMVYASPDRTVGGTIEVRLDSPTGALIGQTEVSNSQMGAVTLSLRKPDNKIHNLYLVFTTTKSVPEGNGLFGVEWLQFNSGQ, from the coding sequence ATGAAGCCATTTTTTGGGTCTAAGTCATCAGTGATGCTATCAACTTGTTTGCTTGTAGCAGCGATGTCACCCTCAGTGATGGGGCAAACCTCCACTCCCCCTGAGGAAAACCGCTTTACTAAAAACATTCTACTTGAAAAACTCGACGAACCCACCGAGCTAGTAGTATTGGAAGATCAGCGCGTACTTTTTACCGAGCGCAAAGGGAAAGTAAAATTGTTTAACCCCAAAAAACCGAATTCGTACAAAGTAGTAGCCAACCTACCTGTGTACATTCTACAAGAATACGGCTTGATGGGTATCAACGTTGACCCCAATTTTAAAGAAAACAAATGGGTGTATTTGTACTATTCTCCCGTCTCGACCGAAGCTGATACTTCGCAGCGGTTGGTACGTATGAAGTACGATACCGAAAAAGATACGCTCCTGCCTAGCACCGAACAGGTCTTGTTGCGCGTACCCGTCAAACGTACCGACTGCTGCCACACAGGTGGCTCGATTGCGTGGGACAAACAAGGAAATTTATACCTTTCAACGGGAGATGACATCAATCCGTTTGGAAACGAAGGCTACGGCGCTCTCGACGGTCGCCCTGGTCGCGCCAATTGGGACGGTCGTTCGACGTCTTCTAACACCAACGACCTACGCGGTAAAGTACTTCGTATCAAACCTCGTCCTGAAGGAGGATATGACATTCCAGCGGGTAACTTATTCCCCGTAGGTACAGCCAAAACTCGTCCAGAGATTTACACCATGGGAACACGTAACCCGTACCGTATTTCGGTGGACCAACGCACTAACTATTTATATTGGGGTGACGTAGGCCCTGACGCGGGCAACGACAGCCCAACGCGTGGGTCGCGAGGCTATGATGAAGTAAACCAAGCCCGTAAAGCGGGGTATTTTGGGTATCCATTGTTTATTGGCGACAACCGTCCTTATAATCGTTACGACATGGGTACCAAAGTATCGGGCGAGCGCTTTGACCCGCTCAAGCCCATCAACGATTCTCCGCACAACACAGGTATTACCGAACTGCCTCCTGCGCAAAAAGCGTTCATTTTTTACCCCTATGCCGACTCACCCGAGTTTGGTCCAATTGTTGGAAAAGGCGGCCGTAATGCTATGGCAGGCCCTGTTTACTACTACGACGATTATCCAGAAAGCGACGTAAAATTCCCTCGTCATTACGACGGTAAGTTGTTTGCTTACGAATGGATTCGCGACTGGATTCACCCTGTGACCATGACCAAAGACGGCGACTTTGTGCAAATGGAAGAGTTTATGCCTAACACCAAATTTAGCCACCCTATCGACATGCAGTTTGCGGTGGACGGTTCGTTGTACGTACTCGAATACGGAAACACTTGGTTTGCCCAAAACGACGACTCGCGCTTGTCGCGCATCACCTACAACGCGGGCAATCGCAAACCATTGGCCGTGGCGAGTGTGCAGAAAAAAGCGGGTGCTGCGCCCATGAAAGCCGAGTTTTCGTCGAAAGGAACGGTGGATTACGACGGCGATGCCCTCAAGTACGAATGGACATTTGGAAAAGGTTTGCCCAAAAGCGCCGTGGCTAATCCGACCTTTGCCTACACAAAACCAGGCATTTATACAGCGACTCTCAAAGTGACCGATAGCAAAGGTAATACAAGTAGCAGCAGCGTGGAGGTAAAAGTAGGAAACGAACCTCCTAAAGTAGAGGTGGCGTTGGCAGGCAACAAATCTTTTTACTGGGAAAACAAACCCGTTGCTTACGAAGTAAAAGTTTCGGACAAAGAAGACGGAAGTTTGGCCAATCAAAAAATCAATGCTGAAGATGTTACCGTGACGGTAGATTATTTGGAAGGGTTTGACAAAACGATTTTGGCGCAAGGCCACCAAGCCAATTTGGGCGTAGCGACGGGCAAACGCTTGATGGATTTGTCGGATTGTAAAGCGTGCCACGACGTAGTGAAGAAGTCGATTGGCCCTGCTTACCGCGACGTAGCCAAAAAGTACAAAGGACAACGTGACATTGAGAGCCGTTTGGCCGATAAAATCATCAACGGCGGTGGTGGCGTATGGGGTGAACAAGCCATGAGCGCTCACCCTCAAATCAAGAAAGAAGAAGCCAAAGAAATCGTGAAATACATCATGTCGTTGGGCAACGAAAAAGGCCCCGACAAAAAACCAGTGAAAGGTGAGTACGTAACGGCGGCCAAACAAAAAGAAGGTTCGTATATTTTCAGAGCCAGCTACACCGACAAAGGAAATCCAGTAGTTGGACCTCAGACTTCTACAAGCACGGTGGCCTTGCGTCCTGCTAAATTGAAAGCAACTTGGAACGACGAAGCCAAAGACGCGACGACGGTTGAGCTTCCAACAAAATCGGAAGTATTGGCGCCTGTGAAAAATGGCAGCTACGCGCTGTACAAAGACGTGGATTTGACCGACGTGAGTAGCTTGTCGTGCATGGTGTACGCCAGTCCTGACCGCACCGTAGGCGGCACCATCGAAGTACGTTTGGATAGTCCAACGGGGGCGTTGATTGGTCAGACCGAAGTATCAAACAGTCAAATGGGAGCCGTAACGTTATCGCTCCGCAAGCCTGACAACAAAATACACAATTTATATTTGGTTTTCACGACCACTAAATCAGTGCCTGAAGGTAATGGTTTGTTTGGCGTAGAATGGCTCCAATTTAACTCAGGGCAGTAG
- a CDS encoding BspA family leucine-rich repeat surface protein, giving the protein MPKAFLQLIVISLLAWGTILHPAQAQSSPFITRWDLSKTGGTATTLTFGVATAGTVSYTWQQVGGAASGSGTFSGSTLTIKNLPANATIDLSIAPVNFQRIIISNRTDCQRLMEIKQWGTVAWTSMGYAFWGCSNMTLTATDVPNFTFVNDMGSMFAGCSSFNQSVSSFNTEKVTNMSAMFQGCSSFNQSVGSFNTEKVTDMSFMFSGCSAFGHSVSNFNTSSVTNMNFMFAGCSVFNQSVSNFITEKVTNMSYMFLSCSAFNQSVSNFNTVAVTDMRYMFSHCSNFNQSVSNFNTEKVTNMRNMFSGCSAFNQSVSNFNTEKVTNMSDMFSYCYAFNQSVSNFNTVAVTDMSGMFSGCSVFNQSVSNFNTAAVTNMSGMFSGCSVFNQSVSNFNTSAVTDMSVMFSNCIAFNQSVSNFNTEKVTRMLYMFSGCSGFNQSVGNFSTKAVTDMSWMFNNCRAFNQSVSNFNTEKVTNMGGMFTDCIVFNQSVSNFNTEKVTSMGSMFHGSRAFNQSVNNFNMTAVTDIQSMFSSCSAFNQSLASWGGQLNANADLNGFLDNCGMSVANYDATLTAFAVGSVTGRSMGAAGLKYCNAETARTLLTKPVSSGGKGWTISGDAQKCSR; this is encoded by the coding sequence ATGCCTAAAGCTTTCCTCCAACTTATTGTTATTTCCCTACTTGCTTGGGGAACCATACTGCACCCTGCCCAAGCCCAAAGCAGCCCCTTCATCACCCGTTGGGATTTATCAAAAACAGGCGGCACTGCCACTACCTTGACCTTTGGCGTAGCCACCGCTGGTACCGTAAGTTATACTTGGCAGCAGGTAGGTGGAGCAGCCTCTGGCAGTGGAACATTTAGCGGAAGTACGCTCACCATCAAAAACCTACCTGCCAATGCTACCATCGACCTAAGCATTGCTCCCGTTAATTTCCAAAGGATTATCATCAGTAACAGAACAGACTGCCAACGCCTCATGGAAATAAAGCAATGGGGTACAGTGGCTTGGACCAGTATGGGATACGCTTTTTGGGGCTGCTCAAACATGACACTCACGGCAACTGATGTACCTAACTTTACGTTCGTCAACGATATGGGTTCTATGTTTGCTGGTTGTAGTTCTTTTAACCAATCGGTCAGCAGTTTTAATACTGAAAAGGTTACCAATATGAGTGCTATGTTTCAGGGTTGTAGTTCTTTTAACCAATCAGTGGGTAGTTTTAATACCGAAAAGGTAACAGATATGAGTTTTATGTTTTCTGGTTGTAGTGCCTTTGGCCATTCTGTAAGCAATTTCAATACCTCATCGGTTACCAATATGAATTTTATGTTTGCTGGTTGTAGTGTCTTTAACCAATCGGTAAGCAATTTTATTACTGAAAAGGTTACCAATATGAGTTATATGTTTTTGAGTTGTAGTGCTTTTAATCAATCGGTCAGCAATTTTAATACGGTTGCCGTTACCGATATGAGATATATGTTTTCTCATTGTAGCAACTTTAACCAGTCTGTTAGCAATTTTAATACCGAGAAGGTTACCAATATGAGAAATATGTTTTCTGGTTGTAGTGCCTTTAACCAATCGGTAAGCAACTTTAATACTGAAAAGGTTACTAATATGAGTGATATGTTTTCGTATTGTTATGCCTTTAACCAATCAGTAAGCAATTTTAATACTGTTGCGGTTACCGATATGAGTGGTATGTTTTCTGGTTGTAGCGTCTTTAACCAATCGGTCAGCAATTTTAATACCGCTGCTGTTACCAATATGAGTGGTATGTTTTCTGGTTGTAGCGTCTTTAACCAATCGGTCAGCAATTTTAATACTTCCGCTGTTACCGATATGAGTGTTATGTTTTCTAATTGTATTGCCTTTAACCAATCGGTCAGCAATTTTAATACTGAAAAGGTTACCAGAATGCTGTATATGTTTTCTGGTTGTAGTGGCTTTAACCAATCAGTGGGCAATTTTAGTACGAAAGCCGTTACCGATATGAGTTGGATGTTTAACAATTGTCGTGCCTTTAACCAATCAGTAAGCAATTTTAATACCGAAAAGGTTACTAATATGGGTGGAATGTTTACTGATTGTATTGTTTTTAACCAATCGGTGAGCAATTTTAATACGGAAAAAGTTACCAGTATGGGTTCTATGTTTCATGGTAGTAGGGCCTTCAATCAATCGGTAAATAATTTTAATATGACAGCCGTAACCGATATTCAGTCGATGTTTTCTAGTTGTAGTGCTTTTAACCAAAGTTTGGCTTCTTGGGGCGGTCAACTCAATGCCAATGCAGATTTAAATGGCTTTTTAGATAACTGCGGCATGAGTGTCGCTAACTATGATGCCACCCTCACGGCTTTTGCGGTAGGCTCAGTAACAGGCAGAAGCATGGGAGCCGCAGGTCTTAAATATTGTAATGCAGAAACTGCCCGCACGCTCCTTACCAAACCTGTTTCTTCGGGTGGCAAGGGTTGGACTATTTCGGGAGATGCCCAAAAGTGTTCTCGTTAA
- a CDS encoding 3-coathanger stack domain-containing protein yields MFSLKFHCTFTFTPNANVVYEAGNSITLLPGFSAEKTSTFLAEIKGCQ; encoded by the coding sequence GTGTTCTCGTTAAAATTTCATTGTACCTTCACTTTTACGCCCAACGCCAACGTAGTCTATGAAGCAGGCAACTCCATCACCTTACTCCCTGGCTTTTCTGCCGAAAAAACAAGTACGTTTCTGGCCGAAATAAAAGGCTGTCAATAG
- a CDS encoding BspA family leucine-rich repeat surface protein, translating to MPKTFLQLIVISLLAWGTMWHSAQAQNSPFITRWDLSKTGGAATTLTFGVATAGTVSYTWQQVGGTASGSGTFSGSTLTIKNLPANATIDLSIDPVNFQRIIIDYGTDRQRLMEIKQWGTVAWTSMQNAFWGCSNMTLTATDTPNFAAVTDMSSMFAYCSSFNQSVSNFNTATVTNMSGMFGECSAFNQSVSSFNTEKVTNMSYMFSGCRAFNQSVSSFNTEKVTNMSYMFEGCRSFNQSVSNFNTAAVTSMSSMFSGCRAFNQSVSNFNTAAVTTMGGMFSNCSSFNQSVSNFNTQKVTDFWSMFSGCTSFNQSVSNFNTQKATRMSSMFWELLYALKLGTLKQTFSLIGFFVLKIRSYF from the coding sequence ATGCCTAAAACTTTCCTCCAACTTATCGTAATTTCCCTACTTGCTTGGGGAACTATGTGGCACTCTGCCCAAGCCCAAAACAGCCCCTTCATCACCCGTTGGGATTTATCAAAAACAGGCGGCGCTGCCACTACCTTGACCTTTGGCGTAGCCACCGCTGGTACCGTAAGTTATACTTGGCAGCAGGTGGGTGGAACAGCCTCTGGCAGCGGGACGTTTAGCGGAAGTACGCTCACCATCAAAAACTTACCTGCCAATGCTACCATCGACCTAAGCATTGACCCCGTTAATTTCCAAAGGATTATTATCGATTACGGAACAGACCGCCAACGCCTCATGGAAATAAAGCAATGGGGCACGGTGGCTTGGACTAGTATGCAAAATGCTTTTTGGGGCTGCTCGAACATGACACTCACGGCTACTGATACCCCCAACTTTGCTGCTGTGACTGATATGAGTTCTATGTTTGCTTATTGTAGTTCATTTAACCAATCAGTAAGCAATTTTAATACCGCCACTGTGACTAATATGAGTGGAATGTTTGGGGAGTGCAGTGCCTTTAACCAATCAGTGAGCAGTTTTAATACTGAAAAAGTTACCAATATGAGCTATATGTTTTCTGGTTGTCGTGCCTTTAACCAATCAGTGAGCAGTTTTAATACTGAGAAAGTTACTAATATGAGCTATATGTTTGAAGGTTGTCGTTCTTTTAACCAATCAGTTAGCAATTTTAATACCGCCGCTGTAACTAGTATGAGTTCGATGTTTTCTGGTTGTCGTGCCTTTAACCAATCAGTTAGCAATTTTAATACCGCCGCTGTGACTACTATGGGCGGAATGTTCAGTAATTGTAGCTCATTTAACCAATCGGTCAGCAATTTTAATACTCAAAAGGTTACTGATTTTTGGTCGATGTTTTCTGGTTGTACTTCATTTAACCAATCGGTCAGCAATTTTAATACTCAAAAGGCTACGCGCATGAGCAGTATGTTTTGGGAGTTGTTGTACGCTTTAAAGTTAGGTACGCTCAAACAGACATTTAGTTTGATTGGTTTTTTTGTTTTGAAAATACGGTCATATTTTTGA
- a CDS encoding BspA family leucine-rich repeat surface protein — protein MSGMFRRCSTFNQSVSNFDTEKVTDMGGMFSNCYAFNQSVSNFNTAAVTNMSLMFSNCSSFNQSVSNFNTKKATDMSYMFFDCPVFNQSVSNFNTEKVTDMNYMFFGCSTFNQPISNFNTASIKSMNYIFAYCRSFNQSLASWGSQLNANVNLSGFLDNCGMSVANYDATLTAFAAGSVTGRSMGASNLNYCDAETARTLLTTPVASGGKGWSISGDSKNCTVPAVIAISPERPAICPGTSITLAASGCAGTVTWLGGASPQTGASITVSPALTTSYSANCSTGGTETVTVKVATNTLAVGYNVVTEKERFKASTTLTSDKKVGNVNFTPNANVVYEAGNSITLLPGFSAEKTSTFLAEIKGCQ, from the coding sequence ATGAGCGGGATGTTTCGTCGTTGTAGCACTTTTAACCAATCGGTCAGTAATTTTGATACTGAAAAAGTTACTGATATGGGGGGGATGTTTTCTAATTGTTATGCCTTTAACCAATCGGTCAGCAATTTTAATACCGCTGCTGTGACTAATATGAGTTTGATGTTCTCTAATTGTAGCTCATTTAACCAATCAGTGAGCAATTTTAACACTAAAAAGGCTACTGATATGAGTTATATGTTTTTTGATTGTCCTGTTTTTAACCAATCAGTAAGCAATTTTAATACTGAAAAAGTTACTGATATGAACTATATGTTTTTTGGTTGTAGCACTTTTAATCAACCAATTAGCAATTTTAATACCGCTTCCATCAAGAGTATGAATTATATATTTGCTTATTGCCGTTCTTTCAACCAAAGTTTAGCTTCTTGGGGTAGTCAACTCAATGCTAATGTGAACCTCAGTGGCTTTTTGGATAACTGCGGCATGAGTGTCGCCAACTACGATGCTACGCTCACCGCTTTTGCGGCTGGCTCGGTTACTGGTAGAAGTATGGGCGCTTCAAATCTTAACTACTGTGATGCAGAAACGGCCCGCACGCTCCTTACTACGCCCGTCGCCTCGGGAGGCAAGGGCTGGAGCATCTCGGGAGATTCTAAAAACTGCACTGTCCCAGCGGTCATTGCCATTTCGCCCGAGCGGCCTGCTATTTGTCCAGGAACGTCCATTACCCTGGCAGCGAGTGGATGCGCGGGCACGGTAACTTGGTTGGGTGGCGCAAGTCCACAAACGGGGGCTTCAATCACCGTAAGTCCTGCGCTTACAACTTCTTATTCCGCCAATTGCAGCACGGGAGGCACGGAAACCGTTACGGTGAAAGTAGCCACCAATACCCTAGCAGTAGGTTACAACGTGGTCACCGAAAAGGAGCGATTCAAGGCATCCACGACCCTTACTTCCGATAAAAAAGTGGGCAATGTCAATTTTACGCCCAATGCCAACGTGGTCTATGAAGCAGGTAACTCCATCACCTTACTCCCTGGCTTTTCTGCCGAAAAAACAAGTACGTTTCTAGCGGAAATAAAAGGCTGTCAATAG